A genomic window from Sporosarcina sp. Marseille-Q4063 includes:
- a CDS encoding DNRLRE domain-containing protein — translation MKFKIIVSIVLSMLIVLSSAFPFLNEFIYAEEMPFKYPIINVEASSHDGNLPENTIDNNLSTRWSAQGIGEWILYDLGSIQEVGYLGIAFHNGDIRTTTVDLELSVDGETWTKVTDQQESSGSSLNLEAYDFENQNARYIRIVGYGNSSNDWNSITEVHVYAPFAGGPIVEEIEIVPPGPKPDADPFTIPGLYYPDGLKYIPHEPNQVTGRTLDVTDFGADVRNNEQDDTPAIIAAIEAAEFGDEVYFPNGVYNLISAMPEDLTAHFYLKSGVNLRGNSEEDVVLVSYFDSKDVPSSRVIASYGKHDVVISNMTITSTFDGSYSENPGENNPEHGGPGYGIFIADSIGQPSYHITINHVTVEKFKRMGIRIEKSNRNIIENATFRNATDVGGGGAGYGVSIQGVQGFDRLGHSNDTYFNIVRNSQFVGPYIRHGTLIQYFAHNNLIHGNKYTDIIHDAIDLHGQGEYLNEISHNKIDGVIRGGIGVGNTGGTPPNSHSSSGPGNYIHHNTLTDTRDGITVIMGSPDTIIERNTIVNTRGPENAKGIYLKNAPRTIVKENKIINNKAPGFWGIVVAEDFGDTRNGGKGAGIPQDIVIENNQIVNNTNGMKLEAGEGLIIQNNLVNNNHHEDFVDLISKEENEDDYTIYSLNPTDDALIDIERPDSNYGVINQELIDAGAADRNYYKYFNIKSNADKSKGRIAYYQFDIADYEGIGRATFQLTGKTGSNTTSVSLAVYGLTNNDWNEETLTWRNAPNVALDSIEVTGINETAFYLGTLTVDQAENSIYSIDVSSFIEEGNTENVSLMVVDIEGQNGNVNLYSRDESNNRSWPELVIGVEKD, via the coding sequence ATGAAGTTTAAAATTATAGTTTCCATTGTCCTTAGTATGTTAATTGTCTTGAGTAGTGCCTTTCCATTTCTTAATGAGTTTATCTATGCAGAAGAAATGCCATTTAAATATCCAATTATCAATGTCGAAGCAAGCTCACATGATGGGAATCTACCAGAAAACACAATTGATAATAACTTATCAACAAGATGGTCTGCACAGGGTATTGGTGAGTGGATTCTGTATGATTTAGGCAGTATTCAAGAGGTAGGGTATCTAGGAATCGCTTTTCATAATGGCGATATTCGAACAACAACAGTTGATTTAGAGTTGTCGGTCGATGGTGAGACATGGACTAAAGTTACTGACCAACAGGAAAGCAGTGGTAGCTCATTAAATTTAGAAGCATATGATTTTGAAAATCAGAATGCTCGTTATATACGGATAGTTGGCTACGGCAATTCAAGTAATGATTGGAATAGTATAACAGAAGTTCATGTCTATGCACCATTTGCAGGAGGTCCAATTGTTGAAGAAATAGAAATAGTACCCCCTGGACCAAAGCCTGATGCTGATCCTTTCACTATACCGGGACTTTATTATCCAGATGGACTAAAATATATTCCACATGAACCAAACCAAGTTACAGGAAGAACGCTAGATGTTACCGATTTCGGTGCGGATGTTCGTAACAATGAACAGGATGATACTCCTGCAATTATTGCGGCAATCGAGGCAGCAGAATTTGGTGATGAGGTTTATTTTCCAAATGGTGTTTATAATTTAATAAGTGCGATGCCAGAGGACTTGACTGCACATTTCTATCTAAAAAGTGGTGTCAATCTTCGTGGTAACAGTGAAGAGGATGTAGTGCTCGTATCCTACTTTGATTCAAAGGATGTTCCGAGTAGTAGAGTGATTGCTTCCTATGGAAAACATGATGTTGTCATTTCAAATATGACGATCACTTCAACATTTGATGGCTCCTATTCAGAAAACCCAGGAGAAAACAATCCTGAACATGGTGGACCTGGATATGGAATATTTATCGCTGATTCTATTGGACAGCCGTCCTATCACATTACGATAAATCATGTAACAGTTGAAAAGTTCAAACGAATGGGTATCCGAATTGAGAAAAGCAACAGAAATATTATCGAAAATGCGACATTTAGAAATGCTACAGATGTTGGTGGTGGTGGCGCTGGATATGGCGTATCTATCCAGGGCGTCCAAGGGTTCGATAGACTTGGGCATTCAAATGATACCTATTTTAATATCGTTCGAAATAGTCAATTTGTTGGTCCATATATTAGACATGGCACATTAATTCAGTACTTTGCCCATAATAATTTAATTCATGGTAATAAATATACGGATATTATCCATGATGCAATTGATTTACACGGTCAAGGCGAATACTTAAATGAAATTAGCCATAACAAAATTGATGGCGTCATCCGTGGTGGAATTGGTGTTGGAAATACTGGTGGTACACCGCCAAACTCTCATTCCTCATCTGGACCGGGAAATTATATTCACCATAACACATTGACGGATACACGCGATGGAATCACTGTTATTATGGGATCCCCTGATACAATTATTGAGCGTAATACAATTGTCAACACAAGAGGACCTGAAAATGCTAAAGGGATTTATTTAAAGAATGCGCCACGTACGATTGTAAAGGAAAACAAGATTATCAATAATAAGGCACCTGGATTTTGGGGAATTGTTGTTGCCGAGGATTTCGGTGATACAAGAAATGGCGGTAAAGGTGCGGGTATTCCTCAAGACATCGTTATCGAAAATAATCAGATTGTTAATAATACAAATGGGATGAAGTTAGAAGCAGGAGAGGGATTAATCATCCAAAATAATTTGGTTAATAATAATCATCATGAAGACTTTGTCGACCTTATTTCTAAGGAAGAGAACGAAGATGATTATACAATTTATTCTCTCAATCCAACGGATGACGCACTAATTGATATTGAACGACCTGACAGCAATTACGGAGTTATTAATCAAGAGCTAATTGATGCAGGAGCAGCAGATCGAAATTACTATAAGTATTTTAATATTAAAAGCAATGCGGACAAGTCAAAAGGTAGAATCGCCTACTATCAATTCGATATTGCTGATTACGAGGGTATCGGTCGTGCAACATTCCAGCTAACTGGAAAAACAGGGAGCAACACGACGTCTGTATCACTTGCAGTTTACGGACTAACTAACAATGATTGGAATGAAGAAACACTAACTTGGCGTAATGCACCAAATGTTGCTTTAGATAGCATAGAAGTAACCGGAATAAATGAAACTGCATTTTATCTAGGAACCTTAACAGTAGACCAAGCTGAAAATAGTATTTATAGTATCGATGTTAGTTCCTTTATAGAAGAAGGAAATACTGAGAATGTTAGTTTGATGGTAGTTGATATCGAAGGACAAAATGGAAATGTTAATTTATATTCTCGAGATGAATCGAATAATAGAAGTTGGCCAGAACTGGTTATTGGCGTAGAAAAGGATTGA
- a CDS encoding DUF4962 domain-containing protein, producing MNKTLIKLYQPKNGVLNVPYQPDEKTVIIENPPRFTWMPAKLEEDVYIVEISTHPEFELENTLSYKPVYNNLFTPDEVLDPGKYYWRYALLDDHNHDTIISSWSEIRPFTISEGLPETPLPGRRTRYENVSLARPRLWLTEKELPTFRDQIKNDTSYCHWDAFYKNSVEKYLSLPLMAEPSPYPGHIRVAKLWRQMYLDCQEVLYAIRHLSVAGVILKDEEIIEKAKEWLLHVSTWDPTGTTSRDYNDEAAFRIAGALAWGYDWLYSYLSDEEKELVKEQLFIRTKQVAVHVMEHSKIHQVPYDSHAVRSLSSVLIPCSIALFEDSPEAKEWLDYTLEYYSGLYTPWGGADGGWAEGPHYWLTGMAYIIDAINLVRKFNGYNLYDRPFFHRTGDFPLFVYPPNTSRASFGDHANLGELPGLKVGYNIRQFAGVTGNGYYQWYYEQIKKYDINPYDKFYNKGWWDFYFDDMMYVHDYPTVEAIEPKDIPTVKWFKDVGWVAMHANLDNPDEHIMYLTKSSRYGSISHSHGDQNAFVLHAFGDPLAIHSGYYIAFNSTMHNNWRRQTISKNAILIDGMGQYAEKDKFHAIAASGQIKKVEEHDSHAYVCADATAAYQQYVPYLTSYIRETYFVDQSYFVIIDSISLEQEAEVDWLIHSLNEMELKQQSFVINGENATLDGRFIFSSSGELNLTQYNDFPGVDLAELEGEPVHWRLQAKTQAAKHHQIVTLLHPMKKQEPKYVSYSMDDQGYSRQFYFTEDGKTFRIEKEKVF from the coding sequence ATGAATAAAACATTAATTAAGTTATATCAACCAAAGAATGGCGTTCTGAATGTACCTTATCAACCAGATGAAAAAACTGTTATTATTGAAAACCCACCACGATTCACTTGGATGCCGGCCAAACTAGAAGAGGATGTTTATATAGTAGAAATTTCAACACACCCTGAATTTGAACTTGAAAACACATTATCCTATAAACCTGTTTACAACAACTTATTTACACCTGACGAAGTATTAGATCCAGGAAAATATTACTGGCGTTACGCACTGCTTGATGATCATAATCATGACACAATCATCAGCAGCTGGAGTGAAATTCGCCCATTTACTATTTCAGAAGGCTTACCAGAAACACCCTTACCGGGTCGAAGGACACGCTATGAAAATGTTAGCTTAGCAAGACCACGTCTATGGTTAACAGAAAAGGAATTACCTACATTTCGTGATCAAATAAAAAATGATACCTCATACTGTCATTGGGATGCGTTTTATAAAAATTCGGTGGAAAAATATTTATCCCTTCCCTTAATGGCAGAACCTTCACCCTACCCTGGTCATATTCGAGTTGCTAAGTTATGGCGACAAATGTATTTGGATTGCCAGGAAGTACTTTATGCAATCCGTCATCTAAGTGTTGCTGGCGTTATTTTGAAAGATGAAGAAATTATTGAGAAAGCAAAGGAATGGCTTCTCCATGTAAGTACCTGGGATCCTACTGGTACAACCTCACGAGACTATAACGATGAGGCTGCATTTCGTATTGCAGGAGCACTAGCATGGGGGTATGACTGGCTTTATTCCTATTTATCCGACGAGGAAAAGGAGCTTGTGAAAGAACAGCTTTTCATTCGTACTAAGCAAGTTGCTGTACATGTCATGGAACATTCAAAAATCCATCAGGTTCCATATGATAGTCATGCCGTCCGCTCATTATCATCTGTACTCATTCCATGTAGTATCGCATTATTTGAGGATAGCCCAGAAGCAAAAGAATGGCTTGATTATACATTGGAATACTATAGTGGCCTATACACTCCTTGGGGTGGCGCAGATGGTGGCTGGGCAGAAGGGCCACATTATTGGTTAACAGGAATGGCCTATATTATTGATGCGATTAACCTAGTCCGTAAATTTAATGGCTATAATTTATACGACCGTCCATTTTTCCATAGGACAGGGGATTTCCCTTTATTCGTCTATCCGCCAAATACAAGCAGAGCAAGCTTTGGTGACCATGCAAATTTAGGAGAATTACCAGGCCTCAAGGTTGGCTATAATATTCGCCAATTTGCCGGTGTTACGGGAAACGGCTATTACCAGTGGTATTATGAACAAATAAAGAAATACGATATAAACCCATATGATAAATTTTACAATAAGGGTTGGTGGGATTTTTATTTTGATGACATGATGTATGTTCATGACTATCCTACCGTTGAGGCAATTGAACCAAAAGATATCCCTACTGTTAAATGGTTTAAAGATGTTGGTTGGGTAGCTATGCATGCAAATCTGGATAATCCGGATGAACACATCATGTATTTAACGAAGAGTAGTCGTTATGGATCAATCAGTCATAGTCATGGCGATCAAAATGCATTCGTACTTCATGCATTTGGTGATCCACTTGCAATCCATAGTGGCTATTATATTGCGTTTAATAGTACGATGCATAATAACTGGCGCAGACAAACGATTTCTAAAAATGCAATTTTAATTGATGGTATGGGCCAATATGCGGAAAAGGATAAGTTTCATGCGATAGCGGCAAGTGGCCAAATTAAAAAAGTAGAAGAACATGATAGCCATGCCTATGTTTGTGCCGATGCAACTGCAGCGTATCAGCAGTATGTTCCATACTTAACTAGTTATATACGAGAAACTTACTTTGTCGATCAATCCTATTTCGTTATCATTGATTCTATTAGTCTAGAGCAAGAAGCTGAAGTTGACTGGCTAATCCATAGCTTAAATGAAATGGAGCTTAAGCAGCAATCGTTCGTAATTAATGGGGAAAATGCCACATTAGATGGACGCTTCATTTTCTCTTCAAGTGGCGAGTTAAATCTGACCCAATATAATGATTTTCCAGGAGTAGATTTAGCCGAATTAGAAGGGGAACCTGTTCATTGGCGTTTACAAGCAAAAACGCAAGCAGCAAAGCACCATCAAATTGTAACGCTATTACATCCAATGAAGAAACAAGAGCCGAAATATGTCTCCTATTCCATGGATGATCAAGGGTATTCCAGGCAGTTTTACTTTACAGAGGATGGTAAAACTTTCCGAATTGAGAAGGAGAAGGTATTTTGA
- a CDS encoding extracellular solute-binding protein: MKSRKWLIILFLVMLTALIAGCTKEAEGESERGNENENESTTDNSFSIAMRTLGTPYVESHPEINDDKFVKEMERLSNTDIQIRLVPHNEYVERMTLMLASNDVPDVLQAGGGVLGPELAGGVEAEAFLPLDDLIAEHGPNLLEKIPQEAWDSVTYDGKIYGIPDFLSNPGRRGTAIRLDLLEQTGLDVPQTTDEYLEVLRAFKGLGVEHPYQGREKFKYSDTFFGAFDAFPYQYELYEGQVVPKFMAGDKIKDALAFYNTLYKEGLLSQEFLTTQQPEYRSNIIAGKVGIWSMNAEEVNSWEQEIRNNVPEAEIEIIPSPTGPDGQGGHYWYGSATRSFVINAETKVDPAVIIKFFDWQLTEEAERFFTYGIEDDTYTLNDDGTVNYEVPEDTNLLNAQHYLNRWLWMVKDSTYTKGILELTEDGQELLRVFDEVLLNEGRDSIQFTPPLEVYSSNPEISPGSDTPSDIWMTGAAKIILGQEPIDHHDKVIEEWLNKGGTKAIEEATERYNNEDGVQLPRTNW, encoded by the coding sequence ATGAAGAGTAGAAAATGGCTAATTATTCTTTTTCTAGTAATGCTAACAGCTTTAATTGCAGGTTGCACCAAGGAAGCAGAGGGTGAGAGCGAGCGCGGTAACGAGAATGAGAATGAATCTACTACAGATAATTCTTTTTCAATTGCTATGAGGACATTAGGTACACCATATGTGGAGAGTCATCCAGAGATAAATGATGATAAATTTGTAAAAGAGATGGAAAGGTTATCAAACACCGATATTCAAATTCGTCTCGTCCCACATAATGAGTATGTAGAGAGAATGACCTTAATGCTCGCGTCAAATGATGTTCCAGATGTACTTCAAGCTGGTGGTGGTGTACTTGGACCAGAACTTGCTGGCGGTGTGGAGGCTGAAGCTTTCTTACCACTTGATGATTTAATAGCAGAACATGGTCCAAATCTACTTGAAAAAATACCGCAAGAAGCATGGGACTCTGTAACGTATGACGGAAAAATTTATGGTATTCCAGATTTTCTATCGAATCCTGGTCGTCGAGGTACAGCAATTCGTTTGGATTTACTTGAACAAACTGGATTGGATGTGCCGCAAACAACAGATGAATATTTAGAAGTGCTCCGAGCATTTAAGGGGCTAGGGGTTGAACATCCTTACCAAGGGCGTGAAAAGTTTAAGTATTCCGATACATTCTTCGGCGCCTTTGATGCATTTCCATATCAATATGAACTGTATGAAGGCCAGGTTGTCCCTAAGTTCATGGCAGGAGATAAGATAAAGGATGCCCTTGCGTTTTATAATACATTGTACAAAGAGGGACTTCTATCACAGGAGTTTCTAACAACCCAACAGCCTGAATATCGAAGCAACATTATAGCTGGTAAGGTTGGAATTTGGTCCATGAACGCCGAAGAGGTTAATTCATGGGAACAGGAAATTAGAAATAATGTACCAGAGGCAGAGATTGAAATTATCCCTTCCCCGACAGGTCCAGATGGGCAAGGCGGACATTATTGGTATGGAAGTGCAACACGTTCATTCGTCATTAATGCTGAAACAAAGGTGGATCCTGCAGTTATCATTAAATTCTTTGACTGGCAATTAACAGAAGAAGCCGAAAGATTCTTTACGTACGGCATTGAGGATGACACATATACGCTGAACGACGATGGAACAGTGAATTACGAAGTACCAGAAGATACAAATCTACTAAATGCACAGCATTATTTAAACAGATGGTTATGGATGGTTAAGGATTCTACGTATACGAAGGGAATTTTGGAATTAACAGAGGATGGCCAGGAGTTGCTTCGCGTCTTTGATGAAGTATTACTAAATGAAGGCCGTGATAGTATTCAGTTTACACCACCTTTAGAAGTATATAGTAGTAATCCAGAAATAAGCCCAGGAAGTGATACCCCCTCGGATATTTGGATGACTGGAGCTGCAAAAATCATCTTAGGTCAAGAACCAATTGACCATCATGATAAAGTGATTGAAGAATGGTTAAATAAAGGCGGTACTAAAGCTATTGAGGAAGCTACGGAACGCTATAATAACGAGGATGGTGTCCAGTTACCAAGAACAAATTGGTGA
- a CDS encoding carbohydrate ABC transporter permease, translated as MAIKTSKARKVFLFSNMTILIIISIVMLLPFIHVFAQSFSSATAIDQGRVSFLPVEFTLDNYSFVFQDASIWRSFGVTIFITVVGTIINLIATASLAYPLSRRELKGRKFILLMVLFTMIFSAPLIPTFLVVQSLGLLDTVWALIFPTAISAFNLFVMRSFFVQIPEELIEASRIDGMGELRILFQVVLPLSKPALATLGIFYAVFHWNTYFNALMYIENRKLYPLQIKLREMIVDESFISDPTSNFYTTIMSSSPEGIKMATIIVATIPILLIYPFLQRHFVKGFMLGSLKD; from the coding sequence ATGGCTATCAAAACAAGTAAAGCACGGAAGGTCTTTCTATTTTCAAATATGACCATTCTAATTATTATTTCAATCGTTATGCTTCTACCTTTTATTCATGTTTTTGCACAGTCATTCAGTAGTGCTACTGCAATTGATCAGGGGCGAGTTAGTTTTCTCCCAGTTGAGTTTACCTTGGACAACTATAGTTTTGTATTCCAAGATGCTAGTATTTGGCGCTCCTTTGGGGTTACGATATTTATTACGGTTGTCGGTACAATTATTAATTTAATCGCTACCGCGTCTCTAGCATATCCATTATCAAGAAGAGAACTTAAAGGGCGGAAATTCATATTATTAATGGTTCTGTTTACAATGATTTTTTCTGCGCCATTAATCCCTACATTCTTAGTTGTACAGTCACTAGGTTTGCTAGATACAGTTTGGGCATTAATTTTTCCGACAGCAATCAGTGCATTCAATTTATTCGTGATGCGATCCTTCTTTGTGCAAATCCCAGAAGAGCTAATAGAGGCTAGTCGAATTGATGGTATGGGTGAGCTACGAATTTTATTCCAGGTAGTTCTACCACTATCCAAGCCAGCACTCGCAACACTTGGAATTTTCTATGCTGTTTTTCATTGGAACACCTACTTTAATGCATTAATGTATATCGAAAACAGAAAGTTGTACCCATTACAAATTAAATTAAGAGAAATGATTGTAGATGAGTCCTTTATATCTGATCCTACATCTAACTTCTATACAACGATTATGTCCTCTTCACCTGAGGGAATAAAAATGGCGACAATTATTGTTGCTACTATACCGATTCTGTTAATCTACCCATTTCTACAGCGGCATTTTGTAAAAGGGTTCATGCTTGGTAGTTTAAAGGATTAA
- a CDS encoding sugar ABC transporter permease — MLKHKALYLIALPGILFFIVFKYIPIIGSVIAFQEYNIFKGFWGSPWVGWAQFEKMFQYSDFLRILKNTMLINFYDLIFGFTAPILLALMLNEVRKILAQRIIQTVVYMPHFLSWVIISGVFIGLLSPSTGLINTLLNAIGLDSVYFLADESYIRSIIVGSGMWRDTGWGTIIYLAALAGINPQLYEAAEIDGANRWQQTWRITLPTLLPTIMMLLLLQIGNFLDFGFERVDVFLNPFNRVNGEIFDTYIYKAGLLNNQYSYTTAIGIFKSVVGLILIVGANYVSRRTTGSSLY; from the coding sequence ATGTTGAAGCATAAAGCACTTTACTTGATTGCGCTTCCAGGGATATTATTCTTTATTGTTTTTAAATATATCCCAATTATTGGATCAGTTATTGCATTTCAAGAATACAACATTTTTAAGGGGTTTTGGGGTAGCCCATGGGTTGGGTGGGCTCAATTTGAAAAGATGTTTCAGTACTCCGACTTCTTGCGCATCCTAAAGAATACGATGCTAATCAATTTTTACGATTTGATTTTTGGCTTTACAGCACCAATTCTTTTAGCGCTTATGTTAAATGAGGTACGAAAGATACTTGCTCAACGAATCATACAAACCGTTGTTTACATGCCACATTTTCTTTCATGGGTTATTATTAGTGGGGTTTTTATTGGTTTATTATCCCCTTCTACTGGATTAATTAATACATTATTAAATGCAATTGGACTAGACTCTGTATATTTCTTAGCTGATGAAAGCTACATTCGATCCATAATAGTCGGTTCAGGTATGTGGCGAGATACTGGTTGGGGAACGATTATTTATCTTGCTGCCCTCGCTGGGATAAATCCACAATTATATGAAGCTGCTGAAATTGATGGAGCAAATCGTTGGCAGCAAACATGGAGGATTACCTTACCGACACTCCTTCCGACAATTATGATGCTACTTTTACTACAAATTGGAAACTTCCTAGATTTCGGATTTGAAAGAGTAGATGTTTTTCTAAATCCATTTAATAGGGTAAATGGAGAGATTTTTGATACATATATTTACAAGGCCGGTTTATTAAATAATCAATATAGCTATACTACCGCAATTGGTATTTTCAAATCTGTTGTAGGGTTAATATTAATCGTTGGAGCAAACTATGTAAGTCGGAGAACGACCGGTAGTAGCCTATATTAG
- a CDS encoding helix-turn-helix domain-containing protein — protein MKLLIIEDEPMTRLKIKKMLETIQIESFKPQSIIEVEYAEDAIPYLKKTQFDIIFTDIECGELSGLSLIEGWRGQQAHAQWIIISGYDRFEFAQEAISYGVKEYLLKPITRQTLRDTIASCIAGLKENESDYIGANEIEKILQLLEKSIWTLDEQEVIYLFGQWQASFEAKSISVKYYCNILSHIMEVLFQRIKNKGSQLLQAFQWEINCTSKNVANQIFLAKCREIIKMLEQKRRGNEIDPIQTAKDFIAENIETDIGLKEVAAKLGLNASYFSQLFRKETGETFVKYRIRLRMEKAKELLLRRDIRVIDIPYFIGLNDHPHFTKTFKKYTGETPSEFRKKMGVN, from the coding sequence ATGAAGCTTTTAATTATTGAAGATGAGCCGATGACACGTCTAAAAATTAAAAAAATGCTGGAAACCATTCAAATCGAAAGCTTTAAACCACAGTCGATTATAGAGGTAGAGTATGCCGAGGATGCCATTCCCTACCTCAAAAAAACACAATTTGATATTATTTTTACGGATATAGAATGCGGAGAATTAAGTGGACTTTCCTTAATAGAGGGATGGCGTGGACAGCAAGCCCATGCACAATGGATAATCATATCAGGCTATGATCGTTTTGAATTTGCCCAAGAAGCAATATCCTATGGTGTTAAAGAGTATTTATTGAAACCGATTACAAGACAAACGCTTAGGGACACAATTGCGAGTTGTATCGCAGGCTTAAAGGAAAATGAATCCGATTATATTGGTGCAAATGAAATCGAAAAGATTCTACAACTGCTTGAGAAGTCTATATGGACTTTGGACGAGCAAGAAGTGATCTATCTATTTGGCCAATGGCAAGCTAGCTTTGAAGCAAAGTCTATTTCTGTTAAATACTACTGTAATATTCTTTCTCATATTATGGAAGTTTTATTCCAAAGGATTAAAAATAAGGGAAGTCAATTATTACAAGCATTTCAGTGGGAAATAAATTGTACGAGTAAGAATGTAGCAAATCAAATTTTTCTAGCCAAATGTAGAGAGATAATCAAAATGCTAGAGCAAAAGCGACGAGGAAATGAAATCGATCCGATTCAAACCGCAAAAGATTTTATTGCTGAAAATATTGAAACTGACATTGGTTTGAAGGAGGTAGCAGCTAAGCTAGGGCTAAATGCTTCTTATTTTAGTCAGTTATTTAGGAAAGAAACCGGGGAAACATTTGTGAAATATCGAATTCGACTACGAATGGAAAAGGCAAAAGAATTATTATTGCGAAGAGATATAAGAGTTATTGATATTCCTTACTTTATTGGGCTAAATGACCACCCGCACTTTACAAAAACATTTAAAAAGTATACAGGAGAAACCCCATCAGAGTTTCGTAAAAAAATGGGAGTGAATTAG
- a CDS encoding sensor histidine kinase has protein sequence MYRLNIQQRLLLYFFIVILVAITLITWFIYNHTANEIREQSKENLEYIVENASYQTDMFVQHMELATLPLLMNKEVKGFLDLSEDNRFGKYYYSKEIKKEMHQIMLENQHVNLIYLLAETGQYVLSSDYYISGEDPLASKNLYNKEIINTPEKGKISVLSTESTYNNKNVISIARRVRGNLSFVPKGILGIEIDATSLEKLWNIAQLKNGTSLWIFDKDGRIVYHPDENWLGKYIGEDFHSKFKDETAKSFMDEWEGEEMGFYFNHSPETEWTLVAMQPTDVIFEPISGIRNTAIISIMTSLFVALLISIAFAKDIVSPLRKVQQGMKKLEVGEWEKIKPLKGTDEISSVVSSYNKMVNELSNLVENLYESELKNKAVLLEKKNVELQALQAQINPHFLHNTLETISSYAVINDSEEISDMASALSKMFRYSLRNLEVVTVNSEIDHVKNFMIVMEHRFQKKLHIIYDIAPEARDAEVVKLSLQPIVENAIQHGLRKLRYKGNITIRAIKRSGFLVIQVIDNGSGISTERLYEIQAMLDKNEVRGNMGIGLSNVSRRIQLIFGKEYGLKVTSEQGVGTIVEMEIPIIEYDSVREISI, from the coding sequence ATGTATCGATTGAATATTCAACAAAGACTCTTACTCTATTTTTTTATCGTTATTCTTGTAGCAATTACATTGATTACTTGGTTCATTTATAACCATACTGCAAATGAAATTAGAGAACAATCCAAAGAAAATTTAGAGTACATCGTGGAAAATGCAAGTTATCAGACAGATATGTTCGTTCAACATATGGAGCTTGCTACACTACCTTTACTCATGAACAAAGAGGTTAAAGGATTTCTTGATTTATCAGAAGATAATCGATTTGGTAAGTACTATTATTCAAAGGAAATAAAAAAAGAAATGCATCAAATAATGCTGGAAAATCAACATGTTAATCTTATCTATTTATTAGCAGAAACGGGACAATACGTTTTATCAAGTGACTATTACATAAGCGGAGAAGACCCGCTTGCCTCAAAAAATCTTTATAATAAGGAAATTATAAACACACCAGAAAAAGGGAAAATAAGCGTACTTTCTACTGAAAGCACTTATAATAATAAAAATGTTATAAGTATAGCGCGTAGAGTTAGAGGAAATCTGTCATTTGTACCAAAAGGGATCTTGGGAATTGAGATCGATGCCACCTCACTAGAGAAGCTATGGAATATCGCGCAACTTAAAAATGGCACCTCATTATGGATTTTCGATAAGGACGGAAGGATTGTATATCATCCAGATGAGAATTGGTTAGGCAAATATATAGGAGAAGACTTTCATTCAAAATTTAAGGATGAAACAGCGAAATCATTTATGGATGAATGGGAAGGAGAAGAGATGGGATTTTATTTTAACCATTCCCCTGAAACAGAATGGACCTTAGTAGCGATGCAACCGACAGATGTTATTTTTGAGCCTATCTCAGGCATTCGAAATACAGCAATTATTTCCATTATGACTTCATTGTTCGTTGCACTCCTTATCTCCATTGCATTTGCAAAAGATATTGTTTCTCCATTACGTAAGGTCCAGCAGGGAATGAAAAAACTAGAGGTAGGAGAATGGGAAAAGATTAAGCCTTTGAAAGGGACGGATGAGATAAGCAGTGTTGTCTCGAGCTATAACAAAATGGTGAACGAGCTATCAAATCTCGTTGAGAATTTATATGAATCCGAGCTTAAAAATAAAGCTGTTCTACTAGAGAAAAAGAATGTTGAGCTTCAAGCATTGCAAGCACAAATTAACCCACATTTTTTACATAACACCTTGGAAACAATAAGTTCTTATGCAGTAATAAACGATTCGGAAGAAATATCAGATATGGCTTCAGCATTGTCGAAAATGTTTCGTTATTCCTTGCGTAATTTAGAAGTTGTGACAGTAAATAGCGAAATTGATCATGTGAAAAATTTCATGATTGTCATGGAGCATCGCTTTCAAAAAAAATTACATATCATCTACGATATTGCTCCTGAAGCGCGCGATGCAGAAGTGGTAAAGCTATCCTTACAGCCAATTGTTGAGAATGCAATCCAACACGGTTTACGAAAGCTTCGTTATAAAGGTAACATTACGATTCGGGCTATAAAGAGAAGCGGTTTTCTAGTTATTCAGGTTATTGATAATGGTAGCGGCATTTCTACTGAGCGATTGTATGAAATTCAAGCTATGCTAGATAAAAATGAAGTTCGTGGAAATATGGGAATAGGTCTTAGTAATGTGAGTAGAAGAATTCAGCTTATTTTTGGAAAAGAATATGGATTAAAGGTAACTTCTGAACAAGGGGTTGGAACTATAGTGGAGATGGAAATTCCAATAATAGAATATGATTCTGTAAGGGAGATAAGTATTTAA